From Piliocolobus tephrosceles isolate RC106 unplaced genomic scaffold, ASM277652v3 unscaffolded_8414, whole genome shotgun sequence, the proteins below share one genomic window:
- the GJB1 gene encoding gap junction beta-1 protein: MNWTGLYTLLSGVNRHSTAIGRVWLSVIFIFRIMVLVVAAESVWGDEKSSFICNTLQPGCNSVCYDQFFPISHVRLWSLQLILVSTPALLVAMHVAHQQHIEKKMLRLEGHGDPLHLEEVKRHKVHISGTLWWTYVISVVFRLLFEAVFMYVFYLLYPGYAMVRLVKCDVYPCPNTVDCFVSRPTEKTVFTVFMLAASGICIILNVAEVVYLIIRACARRAQRRSNPPSRKGSGFGHRLSPEYKQNEINKLLSEQDGSLKDILRRSPGTGAGLAEKSDRCSAC; encoded by the coding sequence ATGAACTGGACAGGTTTGTACACCTTGCTCAGTGGCGTGAACCGGCATTCTACTGCCATTGGACGAGTATGGCTCTCGGTCATCTTCATCTTCAGAATTATGGTGCTGGTGGTGGCTGCAGAGAGTGTCTGGGGTGATGAGAAGTCTTCTTTCATCTGcaacacactccagcctggctgcaaCAGCGTCTGCTATGACCAGTTCTTCCCCATCTCCCATGTGCGGCTGTGGTCCCTGCAGCTCATCCTAGTTTCCACCCCAGCTCTCCTCGTGGCCATGCACGTGGCTCACCAGCAACACATAGAGAAGAAAATGCTACGGCTTGAGGGCCATGGGGACCCCCTACACCTGGAGGAGGTGAAGAGGCACAAGGTCCACATCTCAGGGACACTGTGGTGGACCTATGTCATCAGCGTGGTGTTCCGGCTATTGTTCGAGGCCGTCTTCATGTATGTCTTTTATCTGCTCTACCCTGGCTATGCCATGGTGCGGCTGGTCAAGTGCGACGTCTACCCCTGCCCCAACACAGTGGACTGCTTCGTGTCCCGCCCCACGGAGAAAACCGTCTTCACCGTCTTCATGCTAGCCGCCTCTGGCATCTGCATCATCCTCAATGTGGCCGAGGTGGTGTACCTCATCATCCGGGCCTGTGCCCGCCGAGCCCAGCGCCGCTCCAATCCACCCTCCCGCAAGGGCTCGGGCTTCGGCCACCGCCTCTCACCTGAATACAAGCAGAATGAGATCAACAAGCTGCTGAGCGAGCAGGATGGTTCCCTGAAAGACATACTGCGCCGCAGCCCTGGCACCGGGGCCGGGCTGGCTGAGAAAAGCGACCGCTGCTCGGCCTGCTGA